TTAAATTCAACGCACTTGATTTCATCGAAAAAAATTATTTGACATAGATTTTGGATGCGGAAATCCATTTAAGTGCTGTGGGCCTTGGTGACACTAttaatgaagaaaataaaagtTCGGAGCAAGATAAGGCAAATGCCATGATATTTCTCCGCAATCATCTCGATGAAGGCTTCAAAACTGAGTACTTGACTATTAAATATCCTCAAACCCTTTGGAAGGATATAAAAGAAAGATATGATCATCAGAAAATGGTGATACTCCCTAAGACTGGCTATGATTGGCTCCACTCGCGTTTGCAAGATTATAAAAGTGTGAGCGAGTATAATCTGCAATGTTTAAAATTACATCTCAACATAAATTATATAACGAGAATATAAATGAAAAAGATATGTTGGAGAAAACATACTCCACATTCTATGCCAATAATATGCTCCTGAAACTGCAATATTGTGAACGTGGATTTACAAAATATTATGAGATTATTTCAGTTTTGCTTCTTACGGGACAAAATAATGAACTTTTATTGAAAAATCATGAAGCACGTCCAACTAGCTCAAAACCATTCCCCGAAGTGAATGTTGTGACTAGTAATGAATATGGGATAAATAAGCCATTTGGACGTGGATGTGGGCGTGGATATGGACAATGCCCTGGTCATAATTTTGGGCATGATCGTGGTCacaaaaaaatttcaaattttaaaaagaagCCTCACCACGAGAAGTGGAGGAAAAATGATGAGAAATCAAAGGATAATGTGATGGTTCATATTGTTGAAAGTACTTATAATCGATATAGAATGAAAGGTCATTGGGGACGTACATATCGTACTTCCAAGCATCTTGTGGACCTTTATCATGCCTTTTTGAAGAATGTTGAAACAAATTTTACTGAACAAAGTGATCCCTTCGGGATAGCCCATCTTGAAGCACACCTTGGTGGTGCGGATCCAGTTGATCCTCCAAGCCTCACTCATATTAAAATTGGTAATTTTATGATGGGAATGAAGATGACCAATATTGATGATGGATATATTTAAGTTAAATATTAAATACCTTGCTTTTAAGTTTTTATGTTGAACTTCAATGACTTTCATTAGGATTGCTTATTATGTAATTTTCTTTGAAGATGAATGATATATTTACagttattatatttttaatatttatatattttcctTATGAAGAAATATGGCCAGCAGCCTCTCATTATGTGTCACAAAAGAAGATGAATCATTTTGCTTGGCGGATAGTGCAACAACACATACAATATTAAAAAGTAACGATTATTTTCGCCTCTAATATTAGCTAAAGCTAATGTAAACATGATATCGAGCGTGTCAGATCTTATTGAAGGCTTTGGAAGAGCAAATATAGTGTTACCAAATGGTACACGTTTATTTATTGAGAATGCTATATTTTTCACCCGATCtaagagaaatattttgagtttca
This genomic interval from Apium graveolens cultivar Ventura chromosome 8, ASM990537v1, whole genome shotgun sequence contains the following:
- the LOC141680031 gene encoding uncharacterized protein LOC141680031, with product MLEKTYSTFYANNMLLKLQYCERGFTKYYEIISVLLLTGQNNELLLKNHEARPTSSKPFPEVNVVTSNEYGINKPFGRGCGRGYGQCPGHNFGHDRGHKKISNFKKKPHHEKWRKNDEKSKDNVMVHIVESTYNRYRMKGHWGRTYRTSKHLVDLYHAFLKNVETNFTEQSDPFGIAHLEAHLGGADPVDPPSLTHIKIGNFMMGMKMTNIDDGYI